The Meriones unguiculatus strain TT.TT164.6M chromosome 3, Bangor_MerUng_6.1, whole genome shotgun sequence genomic sequence TCTGCACCCAGCTGCCCTCCGGAAGTGGGAGAAGTTCTCAATCTGCCGGCTCTAGGACTGTGCGGAGCAGCAGAATCCGGCCGCCCGGCCCAGCCCTACACAGAAACTCGGCATTGTTGCAGCACCATTGGCTGGAGAGGCGCCTGACGGACAGCCCCGCCAGCCAGTGGAAGGCCGCCCTTGCCAAGCAGCCCTCTTATCAGAGCCAATCGTGTAGGGATGGGGCTTTAACTCTTTAAGGTGAGTTGGCGGCGTGTGGGAAAGTTGGTAGTAAAAGTGCCACGTCTTCCTGGGAGGGTGAGGTTGCCCGAAGCCATCGTCCGCTTTCAGCACCGTTTTAACTCTATGAAGGAGGGGGCCCTTTCTCTGTTTAGGTAACATGAGGTTTTTCTTGTGGAACGCGATCTTGACACTGTGGATCACGGCTTTGAGTGGAGCTATGATCCCTGAGCCAGAAGTGAAAATCGAAGTTCTCCAGAAGCCGTTCATCTGCCATCGGAAGACCAAGGGAGGGGATCTGATGTTGGTCCACTACGAGGGCTATTTAGAAAAGGACGGCTCTCTGTTTCATTCCACGTAAGTAATTATGCCTCACAGGCAGCCGATGAAGGACCCACCCATTCACACCAGCCCTAatgctgtaaaacaaacaaacaaacaaaaactgaaacgCCTGCTtcactttgaagaaagaaaattgtcAAAAGCCAGTTCTACAGAATAAGGCCTTGAAAGGACTTTATGGACACGTGCAGTCTTGATAAATTAATTTCCTTATAATTCTATTCTCTATAAAATTAGATCTAGAGCATTTCAAGTTTTACAGAAATGCTTAAATTATAATTAAGCAGTAAGTAGAAAAGCCCTAACAGAATTTTCTATCTTAAACTTCATACCTTAAATAAAACATCGGATTTCACTTTTAATTGGGCATAAGACATATTAAAATGTGTCTGTCATTTTGCTTCAAGAGTAAAATGCACAATCACCTATTTGCCTGCTTCTAAAAGATACACAGATGCTGTACCGTTGACCCGGTTACCTTTCTGTCAGGTGCTGTTTTGGTCGAAGTACAGGATGGTGAGTTCAGAAGCCATTCCTTTCTTCTACAAAGCCAGCCTTGATGGAGTAGGTGTGGTTATAAGTCACCATGGAAGGACGTTCAGGTGAAGTTCACCTACTAACCACATGCGTCCATTCATTCATCCAGCCTATGAAGCCACATCTCAGGCCTGGAGATGTGCAGTTTACTAAAAACGAGTTCTGGTCCTCCAGAAACACATCATGTtcagggaggaggaagacagaagagGCCTCAATAGATGGAGAGTGCAGAATGTTCAGAGCACTGGCGAAGCACGGGGAGCCTGTGGCCCACTGTGCTGCAGGTGGGTGATAGAAAGAGTTTATAACACAATAGCCTTGGAAGTGATGAGCAGAAATTATCAAGGCAGAGCAGCAGGAGGAGAACCTTGCCAATGAGGGGATGATAGCCTGAAGCTTGAGCTTATCTTAGAGCCTTAGATTTGTTTCGTTTTAATAAACTGCTGTGAGACATGGTCTTCTGTGAGGCTTGAGGGTAATGAATGATAGTCCTCTCTAGTGTTTGCTCTGGTAAAAGGTTCCAAAAACAGTTTGTCGTAGCTTTGTTCTTCTCAGTAAGGCCAGTGCATGGTAGATAGTAACCACGACTGTGACATTGCCCTTGAAAATTTCAGTGATAGCCTCACTTTCAGACTGCTCTCCTCCATATCTAGCCTAAGTTCTTTTCTATCTCAGGGCCAAAAGATTGTGCAGATATTTTGTAGCAGTGTACTTCTGGTGTTCTGGTACTTGGTGAAGGGACCATTCTCATCCAGCCTTCATGTACAATCTTAGGCCTGGCTAAGTGGATATAATGATAATGAAGAAATATCATTAAATAAGTTTGCAAAGAGTGTTTTGTGTGGCCAGAGGCATCATCTATACTGTGACTAGTTTAGTCGTAATAAGAAATGTGGCCAAAATGTAGTTAGTGGGAATGATtgctgcttctctgttctttttgcCTCATGATTATGAGGGACCATTCGGTAAAAGGAGAAGGAATGCctgggcagtagtggtgcacacctttaatcccagcactgagagtcagaggcaggcagatccctgagtttgaggtcagctacggctacacaagaaaccctgtctcaaacaacaacaacaacaacaaaatgctgtTTATCCAGATTTTGTAACTATGGTACCCATAAACTTAGTACAAGGATGCTCTATTCACATCTAAGAGTTATCCTGAAATAGGACACCTTCCATACTGAAAGGAATGAACTGCCTAGGAATCCTCAGCTCTCCAGTAGTTCAACTATGCTTGTTTTTCAGGATACCTGGATGCCTAGACTGTTCTTTCCTCTCCAGAAATTGAGGGGCTGCCTCTCCAGGATTTTCTGAATACCCCCATAGTAGATCTTTGGAGAGGGTCTAGGGTAAGTGGAGACTTAGGGTGAAAAGCACACTTTTCCATGCATCAAAACCATCAGTAAACTGCAAATCACAAAGGCAGGAAGTAAGATACTCTTGTCTCTATGTCTGGGTGCCAAATGGACCTTCAGGTGTCAGCAATACTTCTCCTAGCCTTTTATCTTCCTTCTCCAACTCAAGACATTCCCTGAGTTTTTTCTTGGTCTGTTGCCTTTGGGAAAGTATGACTTTGCCATTAAGACCTTGAACTTAGAGGTTATGTATATCTGAAGTCAAGTACTAGTAAAGTTAGCATCCATTTTCTCTGTACAAAGGCTTGTACTGGAATAGCGGGCCCTCTTTCAGCAGGTTCTATGCCTCAATTCAAATCAACTATAGattcaaaatgttaaaaaaatatataggtgtatatatgtataggtaTTGAATATATGGAGACTTTATGTTGTCATTCTCCAGCATAACAACCATTTATATAGCATTTATATCATAGTATATATAATCTAAAGATGGTTTAATGTAGAAAATCAATTATGCGCAACTACTGTGGTTTTGAGCTCCTTGTGGTTTAAAGGATAGAGGATCAAATCCTGGGAACAATTTTCTAAGAATACCAATCAATGATAGGATTGTCGCTGGAGTTAGAGACAAATTTGCAATAGTACTTGCTTTAAAATACATGTTCAGATTAATTACTATTCTCTCTGACTTCCTTAAGCTGACTCAATTTATGAATTTTTCATAAAAGtggtcaggggctggagagatggctcagaggttaagaacactggctgctcttctaaaggtcgtgagttcaattcccagcaaccatatggtggctcgaAACCATCTATAAGATCCGGTGCTTTCTTCTGgactgcaggtgtacatgcaggcagaatactgtataagtgatgaataaagaaatcttaaaaaaaaaaaaagtggttagaaaattgaactgtgtgtgtgtgtttccaattCAAGAATTGTtctcccagcagggtatcaggaTATATGCTGAtattcatagctaaactttgggcagagttcagagaatcttatgaaagaagggggagatagaaagacctggaactccagaaggagagcaacagaaccaaaaattcttggcacagggatcttttctgagactgatactctgaacaaggaccatgcatggagataacttagaacccctgaacagaagtagcccatggaagctcagtgtccaagagggttccccaataataggaacagagaccatctctgacatgaactcatggcctggctctttgatcacctctacctgaggagaggagcagccttaccagtccacagaggaagacaaagaagccagtcctgatgaaacatgatagactagggtcagatggaaggggaagaagacctcccctatcattggactgagagaggggcatgagaagcagagggagggagggtaggattgggaggggatgggggagagtgctacaggtgagatacaaagtaaataaactgtaattaatataaagaagatttaaaaaaataataaaacaataaaattgaattaataccaaaaaattgttcttttctttaatttctaacTTCATAAGCTTAACCACtgaagagcaggaaaaaaaaaatgaagcacagCAGTGATCTTCGTTTTTTAAGTCACTAAAAATATCTCTAATATAAAGTGCTTACCTTAGCAGGCATGGGACCCTGGCTTCAATTCCTAGGGgttcacaaaacaaagcaaacttcTAAAATTTGCATATTTTTTTCCCCTGGCAGTCACAAACATAACAATGGTCAGCCCATCTGGTTTACCCTGGGCATTCTGGAGGCTCTCAGAGGCTGGGACCAAGGCTTGAAGGGAATGTGtgtgggagagaagagaaagcttGTAATTCCTCCCGCCCTGGGCTATGGCAAAGAAGGAAAAGGTAAAATCGCATAGCCATCACTGCTGTGCATCTCTAAATGTTTCCTCTCTCTCAAAAGGGAACCGACCAACTCACTTTAACAATGCAAGAAGTCCATCTAGCAAAGTGTCTTGATGGTTTGAACATTTGGAATATAGGCCATTGGATATGGTTTTCTGTGTGGCCGTCTATAAAGGAAGTCTTCCACACTGTAGCTCTCATTGGGTATTCTTTTGTTCTTGCTTTCAAGTGTATTTGTAAAGTTTtcaatggctttttaaaattgtatttattttcatttttcaaaacagggtttctctgtgtaaccctgactgtcctggaacttgttctgtaagCCAAACTGGCtttctaactcagagatctgtgtgACTCTGCCttgcaaatgctgggattaaaggtgtgtgccaccactgctcagctcaagagtttattttaaaataatgcattgACTTGGATTGAAAAGAATTCTCTCCATGTTACAGGCAGGCTGGCTTGTCCACACAGCTTTTGTGCCAAGGCACAGACACCTGGTACTTAAGCTAAAGTCATGCAAGTCTCCAAGGGCTGTTTGGTGAAGCTTATCAGCTGGCCCAAGATGTGGTTTCTTCTCCGGAACCTGATCTGAGCCACTGAGCAGATCTGAAGAGACTGGTTTGTCTCTACCACtttgttgttattaaaacaaGTAGAACCAAATTGAGTGTGTTATAATAGGAGGTTAGCCAAATAAGATGCAGCTCATGCATTAAAAGTGTAAtttgcaaaaattaaaaattacatcttTGGTGTAAGAGTAGCAAAtagatttttctgtttgtctaGCTCCTGGCATGAGGGAAGATGTACACATAGAAAGAGGATCACAATGAATACAATATTCTGTGTGCTGTGATTCTGAGTCTTACATTCATTTCTGATTCTATCTTCCAAATTCTCTATAGAGAAAGTGTAGTACTTACTTacacagtgaagaaaaaaattgtaagaaGCTATCAGAAGGAGGCAGGGAATCACTCTAATGTGGTATAAATAGGCCTCACCGAATTTTCCAGCTAAGCATAGCCATTGACAAAGTCCGGATCGAGATCCCTTGCCCCCACTTCTTGGGGAGGTTAAGTGCTGTTTATGACTTTGTCATACTCCAAAGCTGGACTAGCTGTCTTACCATGTTCCACAGGCTTGGTTCTTAAACAAATTCAATTCTAAATTCTGTATTTTCAGAGAGGAAAAGCCAGACTCTAGGAAAGGTTTCCCTGCACCTAGatgtcctctttctctttcctgtgtCTCTGGTCTCTTGCTATCAACTTCACGTGTTCAGCAGCAGTAGTACTCCATGACGTACTTAATTCAGCTTGACTTTATAGCACGCAGAGATCTAAATCTCAGTCATTGCCTGCGAGGTCATGAAACTAACTCTTCTAATATGTATTTCCCACTAATTCTGTAGTGTTTTAGAGTGTGCTTGCATGCTTCCTGGGAAAGATGGCAGCTTTTCCCCCGAGCTAGTGCATGCCCCTTTCCTGTCTCCACCGGCAACGGTAAGCTCTAGCTCACACTGTGAGCGTTTTTTCCTCTTAGAAACTTTCTGTCCTCTTGTAGACTCTGAGAAAAGACTTGTCTAACTAGTGTGCCCCGACCTTTATATTAAGTAGAGTTGTGAGAAAGCAGGTGAAAAATAAATGCCCAAAATTCTCAGAAAGGTTTGTACTTGGTTTGTATGGTTATTAGttaggcttttttgtttgtgCCTCCAGGTtttaacagttttgttttgttttgtttttttaactcttaagaaattgttattttccttttcagAAGTACATTTAGATTTACCTTTTCTGACAAAATGGCTCAACAAATGCATACAGTCCTTTTGTCAGGAAGTATCCGAAGTTTTTgaaaactttgaatttttctttattatttttaaaacccaaaagaaaattatatctCAGTAACTTATATCAGGCACTTACTACTTATAAGGAATGACCctgaaggttttatttttgcATGGGTTTTCCCCCCTTCATCCTTCACATGGATGCCGAAGGTAGAATCATTTTACTGACAGGAAGGAACTGAGGCCTAGAGGTGGTAGAGATGAACTTCAATTACACAACATGTCCACTGAGCTCACACTGTTAGATACTGCCTCCCAGTGGCAAATGGTGCCAACTTCTGAAGGTCAAGACTTCCTGATCTAAATTAGTAAATCTCTTGTAATGTAATTAAGTCTGAATTACTCAAAGCCCTTTGACCGGTAAACACGAAGGGCCTTAATTATATTTGAAAGTTAGCATCCAGGCTTTTCGCAACATCTGCGTAAATTCCTGTGCCTGTGTTTTATTGCTAACCCCCAGAGTGCTTTTCTCCTGCCAGTGTAGgtgatttcttcttttgttctgcTTTTCTTCCCTGACTAAAGTGTCATTAGAGTATAAGTGATTTCCACAGCCTTGACAATCATAGAGAACCTCTTCGTTTCATGTAGTTAAAATGTCTGTTTCtgtatttgattttatttgtgATTTGGTTATATGTTATGAATAATTTTAGATCTTCTGAATAAAAATTTCCCCATCTCCTCATCTCAGGTAAAATCCCCCCAGAGAGCACTCTGATATTCAACGTTGACCTCCTGGAAATTCGAAATGGGCCACGGTCCCACGAGTCATTTCAAGAAATGGATCTCAATGATGACTGGAGACTCTCCAAGCATGAGGTGGGCCTGCCATCTGCCTctactctctttcttttttcatttcctttagagCCACCTTTTTAGCTCCTGGGTGAAGGAAAATAAGTTTTCTTCAGTGGAGTGAAGTATGGTTTTCTTCAGTGGGTATGTCAACCACAGTCCAGGGCAGGCCCTGTGCTCAGGAGTAGTGGCCAGTACAAATCAAGCCGCATAGTTTTTAgtggctttttttcttcttttttaagagagagaaagaacatgaaattgtTGGAAAAGAGTGTGATAAAATATACTATACAAagttatcaaaaaataaataagtaataagaaaaatttatttttatttagggaaaatttaaaaattttatttagggAAAAATATTTACAACTTTTTCTAAAGTGCTTTGAAAgttgccttttaaatttttttgtaggAAATCGCTGCTTAGGGGAGAACTGTATTGACTGAGAAAGCGTGTTCAGTCTCTTGCTGTCTCCCTTCTCACCTAGGCTTCATGTGTCTCATCTTCCCCTTCAGATCTGAGGAAGTTTCATGTTTTCATGAGTTATGACTATTTGAGAAGCATGTAGGGCCTAAGAAGTTTCTCATGAGGAGGACAGTTTCTGTTTAAAATGGCAGACTGTTGAGTGTGTGTCATGGTACATTCCGATAAGCAGTTTACATGACCAGCTTTGTTGAAGTCAGCCCCAGGAGGAGGACTTTCTGGATCTTCCGCAGAGGGACTTTCCTCAGTCTGAAGCCATGACGTTtggggtggaaggaaggaagacggCTGCTCCATGCCTCAAGCCTTCATAGCCACCACTGGcttttgtggagaaagaggaagaggtagAGACAAGCCCTGTAGTTCTTAGCATACCCCAGTCTGCCATGGCCATGTGGATACCCAGGCATTTTTAATGTTGGTGAGTTTCACTCTAAGTTCATAGGGTCCTGATTAGGCCCTCTTGGTGTGACCTAGTCACAACCAGGTACACAGTtctttctacttgtagacatgggtttaaatgaaaatggagacTATAATCTTATTTTAGGATGAATGTCTGGAATTCTGACTCTTTCTAGAAAAGAGAACGCGATGAAACCAATGTATCAAAAGCAGCCATGCTTCACGTGCACAGCTTTGTTTGGATTCCGGCAGGAGCAGGCAGTATGAGCTGCTGAGCCAAATGGGCTGAGGACCAGCTTGACCCAGTGGCCACTCTGTAGGCCATACCGCTGACTGGGctctatttgcttatttattccaTCAGAGAGAGCTGTGTTTCCTGGCCAGGCACTTTGGCAAAGCTTTGGCTATTTGCAGTGAATTTTGGAGAAAGGTCTATtgaaggaaagccagaaacatTTATAAGCTCTCTTGGGAGAATACTGGAagttacaaaatattttttacaacTGTTACGCAGGCATTCGGAACTTAAGCTCTTGTCACTACTTGACTTGCTACAAGAGGTTTTGTGATAGGTTCAGAAAAACATAGATTTGAggcatctacactcatgttttgGGGGTTCAAAAGTAGAGAAATCTGGAGTAGTCTCAAGTGGCTGTGGCTTTCAGAATGAATTTTCATATGTGCTAAGTCAGTGGATTCTGCTGGCGAGGAGGGATGCACTGCCTTCACGGTGCCTCCTTCTTGCGGAACTTTGCTTCAGGGCATTGCTGCCCCTTCATGGAGCAAGGTGGTCCCTGCAGAGTGTGGCCTGTGCCCTGtagatattatataatatgtatttaaaaCTATTAGCTTTTGGCttctataataatttttatttttgttttgttttgttgttttatgagacaaaacagtttgtctttgtatccctggctgacctaaactcactatgtagaccaggctggcttcaaactcagagatctgcctgcttctgctggcATCAAAGCCATGCACTGTCATGCTTGGCAGTATAGTATTTTTTATTACACATTTACCTTTTAGTTTCAGCAAAGTGAAT encodes the following:
- the Fkbp14 gene encoding peptidyl-prolyl cis-trans isomerase FKBP14 translates to MRFFLWNAILTLWITALSGAMIPEPEVKIEVLQKPFICHRKTKGGDLMLVHYEGYLEKDGSLFHSTHKHNNGQPIWFTLGILEALRGWDQGLKGMCVGEKRKLVIPPALGYGKEGKGKIPPESTLIFNVDLLEIRNGPRSHESFQEMDLNDDWRLSKHEVKMYLKKEFEKHSAVVNESHHDSLVEDIFDKEDEDKDGFISAREFVYVHDEL